From a region of the Salvelinus alpinus chromosome 2, SLU_Salpinus.1, whole genome shotgun sequence genome:
- the LOC139542556 gene encoding small ribosomal subunit protein uS12 yields MGKCRGLRTARKLRNHRREQRWHDKQYKKAHLGTALKANPFGGASHAKGIVLEKVGVEAKQPNSAIRKCVRVQLIKNGKKITAFVPNDGCLNFIEENDEVLVAGFGRKGHAVGDIPGVRFKVVKVANVSLLALYKGKKERPRS; encoded by the exons ATGG GAAAGTGTCGTGGTCTGCGTACAGCCAGGAAGCTGCGTAACCACCGTCGTGAACAGAGATGGCACGATAAACAGTACAAAAAGGCCCATCTCGGCACTGCTCTGAAGGCTAACCCCTTCGGAGGCGCTTCCCACGCCAAGGGAATTGTACTTGAGAAAGT TGGTGTTGAAGCTAAGCAACCCAACTCCGCCATTAGGAAGTGTGTCAGGGTCCAGCTCATCAAGAACGGCAAGAAGATCACCGCCTTTGTCCCCAATGATGGTTGCTTGAACTTCATCGAG GAAAATGACGAGGTTCTGGTGGCAGGATTCGGTCGTAAGGGACACGCCGTCGGTGATATCCCTGGTGTCCGTTTCAAGGTGGTCAAAGTGGCTAACGTCTCCCTGCTGGCCCTCTACAAAGGCAAGAAGGAGAGACCCAGATCTTAG